GCTGCCATGGATCGAGTCTGCAAGGTGGCTGAACAGACTCGTGAAGTGAAGAGTTCTACGCACCGCATGGAAGTTTCATTTCAGTACATTGATGAGGCGATTGCCATGTCGACAATGTACGCGGCCAATCATTTGCCGGTCCGCGCCATTGCTTCACTGACTGAATCCGGATCGACTGCCCAGTGGATGTCCCGTATCAGTTCCGGCGTGCCGATCTATGCCCTGACGCCGCACGAAGCCACGCGTCGCAAGGTGTGCCTGTATCGCGGTGTGTACCCGGTCAGTTTTCAGTTGACCTGTAATGATCCAGCAGTGGTCATGCAGGAGGCGGTTGATGAGCTGCGTCGTCGTGGCGCTGTACGGGAAGGTGAAGTGGTCATTCTGACCATCGGTGAACCGCTGGCCAAGCCGGGTGGAACCAATACAATGAAGATCGTCCAGGTTGGCGATCATCACGATTAACTAACGGAATTTCAATTAAACGCATCCTGGAGGATATTATGGCTCTAGTCTCACTTCGTCAGTTGCTGGATCACGCCGCCGAAAACGGTTACGGCATGCCGGCTTTCAATGTCAACAACATGGAACAGGTTCACGCCATCATGCAGGCGGCGGATGAAGCCAATAGCCCGGTGATCCTGCAGGGTTCCGCCGGTGCCCGTTCTTACGCCGGTGAGCCATTTCTGCGTCACCTGATTTCCGCTGCAGTTGAAATGTATCCGCATATCCCGCTGGTTATGCACCAGGATCACGGTTCCGAGCCTGCAGTATGCTTGCGCTCTATCCAGTCCGGGTTCTCTTCGGTCATGATGGACGGCTCGTTGATGGCAGACATGAAGACTCCTTCCAGCTACGAATACAACGTTGACGTTACTCGTGAAGTCGTCAAGATGGCCCATGCCGGCGGTGTTTCCGTAGAAGGCGAGCTTGGCTGCCTGGGTTCCCTGGAAACCGGTATGATGGGTGAAGAAGATGGTCATGGTGCCGAGGGCGCCCTGGATCATTCACAGCTTCTTACTGACCCGCAGGAAGCCAAGGATTTTGTCGAAGCTACAGGTGTTGACGCTCTGGCTATCGCTATCGGCACTTCTCATGGCGCCTACAAGTTTACCCAGCCGCCTACCGGCAAGGTGCTGCGTATTGATCGTATCAAGGAAATCCACGCTGTTATCCCTGATACCCACCTCGTAATGCATGGCTCATCTTCTGTGCCGCAGGACTGGCTGGAAATCATCAATAACTTCGGCGGTGACATGGGTCAGACCTATGGCGTACCGGTTGAAGAAATCGTTGAGGGCATCAAGTCAGGTGTTCGTAAGGTCAATATTGATACCGACCTGCGCATGGCTTCTACCGGTGCGATTCGCAAGCACATGGCTGAAAACAAGTCCAACTTCGATCCACGCAAGTTCCTGAAGGAGTCTACCAAGGCCATGAAGGAAATCTGCAAGGCGCGTTACGAAGCTTTTGGCTGCGCCGGCCAGGCAGACAAGATCAAGCCTGTTTCACTTGAGAAGATGATCGGCTTCTACAAATAAGACCGGTCTCAAGAAAAAAACGGCCCCGAAACGGGGCCGTTTTTTATTGTATACCGGAAAGTGTCATCATGAATTCAGCTGGTGCTCTTTCCACAACAAAAATACTGCAGGCAATACTACCAGGGTCAAAAGTGTGGCACTGACCATGCCACCAACCATGGGTGCGGCAATGCGACGCATAACCTCCGAACCGGTACCGCCACCAAGCATGATCGGTAACAGGCCGGCAATAATGGCCGAGACTGTCATCATGATCGGGCGTACCCGCAGCAAGGCACCCTGGATTACCGCTTCCTTGATGTGCTTGTGGTTCAGCACTGTGTACTTGCGCTTCATGTCATCGTAGGCCTGGTTCAGGTATACCAGCATGATGACACCGATTTCCACTGCAACACCGGCAAGGGCGATAAAGCCAACGCCTACGGCTACTGACATGTTGTAACCCAGCACATAAAGCAGCAGGAATCCGCCTACCAATGCCAGTGGCAATGTGCCCATGATAATCATGACTTCCGTGAAATTACGGAAGTTCAGGTACAACAACAGGATAATAATGGCCAACGTTAACGGTACGACAACCGACAACCGCTCCTTGGCGCGCACCATGTACTCGTACTGTCCCGACCAGGCGATGGAATACCCGGCCGGCAGTTTCACCTGTTCGGCAACGACTTTTTGCGCTTCTTTGACATAGGATCCCAGGTCGCGACCCTGTATATCAACAAACGTCCAGCCATTGGGGCGTGCATTCTCGCTCTTGATCATGGCAGGCCCGCTTTCAACAATAATATTGGCCACCTCGCCGAGCGGGATGCGTGCACCAGCGGGCGTGACAATCGGCAAGTTACGCAGTTTCTCCACCGAGTCGCGTACATCACGAGGGTAGCGAATATTGACCGGATAACGTTCCAGCCCCTCAACTGTCTGGGTGATGTTCATGCCGCCAATCGCGGTACGTATTACTTCGTGAATGTCGCTGATGTTGAGACCGAAGCGTGAAGCCTTGACGCGATCGATATCAGCAGTGACATAGCGTCCTCCGGCTACCCGTTCTGAGTACACCGAGGCAGTACCTGGAACAGGCTTCAGTACCTCTTCCAGCTGTTTGCCTATTTTTTGTATTTGCTCGAGGTCCGGGCCGGCAACCTTGATACCCACCGGGGTCTTGATCCCGGTTGCGAGCATGTCGATGCGGGTTTTGATCGGCATGACCCAGGCATTGGTCAGGCCGGGAAAGCGCACCAGTTCATCGAGCTCTTTTTTGAGCTTGTCCAGTGTCATCCCGTCTCGCCATTGATCCCGGGGTTTGAGCTGGATCGTGGTTTCGATCATGGTGAGCGGCGCCGGGTCGGTGGCAGTGTCGGCCCGGCCGATCTTGCCAAATACGCGCCGGACTTCCGGCAACGTGCTTATGAGCTTGTCGGTTTGTTGCAACAGTTCCT
Above is a window of Gammaproteobacteria bacterium DNA encoding:
- the fba gene encoding fructose-bisphosphate aldolase class II (catalyzes the reversible aldol condensation of dihydroxyacetonephosphate and glyceraldehyde 3-phosphate in the Calvin cycle, glycolysis, and/or gluconeogenesis), producing MALVSLRQLLDHAAENGYGMPAFNVNNMEQVHAIMQAADEANSPVILQGSAGARSYAGEPFLRHLISAAVEMYPHIPLVMHQDHGSEPAVCLRSIQSGFSSVMMDGSLMADMKTPSSYEYNVDVTREVVKMAHAGGVSVEGELGCLGSLETGMMGEEDGHGAEGALDHSQLLTDPQEAKDFVEATGVDALAIAIGTSHGAYKFTQPPTGKVLRIDRIKEIHAVIPDTHLVMHGSSSVPQDWLEIINNFGGDMGQTYGVPVEEIVEGIKSGVRKVNIDTDLRMASTGAIRKHMAENKSNFDPRKFLKESTKAMKEICKARYEAFGCAGQADKIKPVSLEKMIGFYK